The following proteins are co-located in the Solidesulfovibrio fructosivorans JJ] genome:
- a CDS encoding ATP-binding protein, giving the protein MKQPVIHKVFGAISHPGDSRRLAKDVVEYLAREHLADVDALHDLDIILTEACANVCRHAYGGNPGRVEVRLAVLPKEWVELEIVDWGKGFASGARFENPGPDSEGGRGLYIMRMLSTHCRVHRRDGENVVFIHKDIGTTRWKS; this is encoded by the coding sequence TCTCCCATCCTGGCGACAGCCGTCGGCTGGCCAAGGACGTGGTGGAGTATCTGGCCCGCGAGCATCTGGCCGATGTCGACGCCTTGCACGACCTCGACATCATCCTGACCGAGGCCTGCGCCAATGTCTGCCGGCATGCTTACGGCGGGAACCCGGGCCGGGTGGAAGTCCGGCTGGCCGTGCTGCCGAAGGAGTGGGTGGAGCTCGAGATCGTCGATTGGGGCAAGGGATTCGCCTCGGGCGCCCGCTTCGAGAATCCGGGGCCGGATTCCGAAGGCGGCCGGGGCCTTTATATTATGCGCATGCTCTCGACGCACTGCCGGGTACATCGGCGGGACGGCGAAAACGTGGTCTTCATCCATAAGGACATAGGGACGACGCGGTGGAAAAGCTGA